A window of Mercenaria mercenaria strain notata chromosome 16, MADL_Memer_1, whole genome shotgun sequence contains these coding sequences:
- the LOC123540997 gene encoding uncharacterized protein LOC123540997: MKFRQFEFRLFPRIRSRKKKKTKFSHTDYPRDISLDKNCNLYKTDFPCFYDNLAVDAAISEQFPGYVLCRNNNAVLDNFGKSYNDDINTKTFPLNELKIDIDSTCSCTQCAHLTENLPSEQTACGVLSETCTRTSVGTPNTIPRSRTRIKTNPWLPSPRSTPSPSPTDQHVIAYPAGYEESDIMYATRPSTLPLFSSHNSNFYASVRALTTPSTGLAEIPETEILHDGLNRKLYDRGGEYLYKTIKKESKPVFAKGGRQSPVNSLLKDDPNYETDVSSCGSPLNEFLKCVKYEIDFSYERIADDMLESSTFPRDDSFNSSINTNTDIPEIEKLDGADKIACQTKIEDDADITFDDTNNNMQESIDTGYASVSRDSDFMSSDDEFGMKSESKCEMKDVDSTNDAHDDYHSIDSKENSNMKIMSESPEVYESHFTRKTDYDVTDYDTDIDHEIDIDQISDYSHTSELEWDDEPMTKTLILEFPHVISAQNGDTSYDSPISEKDDSVRQPIKRYSSVKYRRNKGHYLENDCTCHRRRSRSLADIQLSLDEKVILLREEKTYVQRKIHEAILEEKLKEHQMKIFRLLSGDQKKQLIVKTLHDLKSRLEDQSARLQSSYNTVISLQNMYLKRRNDRMCEDIDY, translated from the exons ATGAAATTTAGACAGTTCGAATTTCGTCTGTTTCCAAGGATACGGAGCAGAAAgaaaaagaagacaaaattcAGCCACACTGACTACCCACGTGATATAAGTCTTGATAAAAACTGTAATTTATACAAGACTGATTTTCCCTGTTTCTATGACAATTTAGCTGTAGATGCTGCCATTTCGGAGCAATTCCCAGGATATGTATTGTGCAGAAACAATAATGCAGTACTTGACAATTTCGGTAAATCATACAATGATGATATCAATACGAAAACATTCCCACTCAATGAACTAAAAATTGATATCGACAGTACCTGCAGTTGTACTCAGTGCGCCCATTTGACAGAGAACTTGCCTTCTGAACAAACGGCATGCGGAGTACTTTCGGAGACCTGCACCAGGACTTCTGTTGGGACACCAAATACCATTCCAAGGTCAAGAACTCGTATAAAAACAAATCCATGGTTACCATCCCCAAGATCAACTCCAAGCCCTTCTCCAACAG ACCAACATGTGATAGCCTACCCAGCAGGCTATGAAGAAAGTGATATTATGTATGCGACGAGACCGAGTACTCTCCCCTTATTTTCCTCTCATAACTCTAATTTTTATGCATCTGTGAGAGCATTAACAACACCTTCAACGGGCTTGGCTGAGATTCCGGAAACTGAAATTCTACATGACGGTTTAAACAGGAAACTATACGACAGAGGAGGAGAATACCTTTACAAAACTATTAAAAAGGAAAGTAAGCCAGTCTTTGCAAAAGGAGGAAGACAATCGCCGGTGAACAGTTTACTGAAAGACGATCCGAATTATGAAACTGATGTGTCAAGCTGTGGCTCACCTCTGAATGAATTCCTGAAATGTGTCAAGTATGAGATCGATTTCTCCTACGAGAGAATTGCCGATGATATGttagaaagttcaacatttccaaGAGATGATAGTTTTAATTCCAGTATTAACACTAATACCGACATTCCGGAAATAGAGAAGTTAGATGGAGCAGATAAGATTGCTTGTCAAACGAAAATTGAAGACGACGCTGATATTACGTTTGATGATACGAATAATAACATGCAAGAATCTATTGATACAGGGTATGCTAGTGTATCACGTGATAGTGATTTCATGTCGTCTGATGATGAGTTTGGAATGAAATCTGAAAGCAAATGTGAGATGAAAGATGTAGATAGCACAAATGACGCACATGATGACTACCATTCCATAGATTCTAAAGAAAATAGTAACATGAAAATCATGTCTGAATCCCCAGAAGTATATGAAAGTCATTTCACAAGAAAGACTGATTATGACGTCACAGACTATGATACTGACATTGACCATGAAATAGATATTGACCAGATCAGCGATTACAGTCATACAAGCGAGTTAGAATGGGATGATGAACCTATGACAAAAACATTAATACTTGAATTTCCACACGTCATTTCCGCTCAAAATGGAGATACCAGTTATGACAGTCCAATAAGTGAAAAAGACGATTCTGTTCGGCAACCGATAAAAAGATATAGTTCTGTCAAATACAGAAGAAACAAAGGACACTATTTAGAAAATGATTGTACTTGTCAtcgtcgaaggtcaaggtcgcttGCTGATATTCAACTTAGTCTAGACGAAAAAGTAATTCTACTTAGAGAAGAGAAAACGTATGTTCAGCGCAAAATTCACGAAGCAATATTAGAAGAAAAACTTAAAGAGCATCAGATGAAGATTTTCAGGCTGCTGTCGGGTGACCAAAAGAAACAGCTCATTGTAAAGACTTTGCATGATCTCAAATCGAGGCTAGAAGACCAGAGCGCTCGGTTGCAGTCAAGTTACAATACAGTAATCTCTCTGCAGAATATGTATTTAAAGCGACGCAACGATCGGATGTGCGAAGATATAGACTATTGA